The Ficedula albicollis isolate OC2 chromosome 1, FicAlb1.5, whole genome shotgun sequence nucleotide sequence TATGGTTTGTTGCCAAGGTGTTGATAAATGAAACTGCACATtgttgatttcagtgggaaagcTCACAGTAATGGGGAAGGGGGTGGACATGTTTCGCTTCCTGCCAAAACTGCTCCATCATTGATTACAGTTACATCAATATgactgtttaaaataaaagtagtcTTACTTTAAAATTGCAGCAGCTTCACTGGTTCCTCGGAATGTTGACAGCCATTCCCCTAAGTGCACAGAGAATCCTGGAATCacagattggtttgggttggaagggcccttAAAGACCACCCAGTTCAAtgccccctgccatgggcagggacaccttccactagaccaggttgctccaagctccatccagcctggccttggacgcttccagggatggggcagccactgcttctctgggcagaagttttcttgtattttatctCAGTTTCATGTAATCCATGGCTGTCAATGCAAGGATTTGAAACTTGCTGCTTCAAAGCCTTTATTGTACTATGGATGGATCCAGCCTTAGTCAAATCTCACAGAATTCAAAACCTGCAGACACGGGCAAGGAGCAGACTTTGGTTATTTCAATAGTCCCAGCGTATGTTTTTCAGGGGATAACCACCTTTCTCATGCAACACATCTGAGAATTGTCTGCCTGAAGCCTCTCCTCCCTTGTCAGATGAGAGTCATTGTATGGAGTATTTCTACTCTCTCATGTGGGAGTTTGCCATTATCACAAAATTTGAAGCTCCCTGCATTTGGGGAAACTGCAGGTCTCTGCACATCCATCATGCAGGTGGCAGCCTTTCCCTGGAAAATATGGATCTGCTGAAGTGGTCCAGTTGGGAGTCATCAAGTTGGGGGCTGAGTGCTAGTAACACTCAGGTCCTTAGCTCAATCTCCACATGAGCCATTCACTTAAGGGTTAGACTTAAtgattcttgtgggtcccttccaacccagagTATTCTATGACCTGGAAATAAAGATTATGTGTGAGATAAGGAAGAAAGGACAGATGCAGGGAAATACCTGCTTCACAGAGGGAAGTCCAACACCTCTGTTTCCTAAATCTCTAAATCCTAAATGCCTTTTTCTGTCTGAGGCACAACCTTAAAACAAAATCTATCTGCAGATTTCAATTCTCAGCTTAgaatatataaacaaaaaaattctaacAATGCTTTGGAAAACAGTTTCACATTTACTTTGTTCTTTAAGAAAGAGTTTGCTGAATTAATCTGATGAGTCTCTTACTTCAAACGCTTCCTTGTAGAGTTCTCTCACACTCCCCTAACACATCCTCCTGGACAAACCAGACAGACATAAAGGCATCCCATCACTCTTAGCCTCCCATGCCTCTCACTACTGACAGTGTTAAATAACTCAGTAAATAAATGTTACAACATAACTCTCATTGTCTGAAGTTGAGAAAACATCAGAGTACAGCAGGCTGGGAAAGTGCTTCATGATACTAGAGACATTTTCCACGCTGTATGACTTCACCATTGAATATCCATTGAAAAGTGAGGTATCCAGAAAAGAAATATGTGCAAGCATTTGCCTGTCTTTGTTGTGCATCTCAAGCAAGtctttgttgctgctgctgctgctggagatggtTACACTCTGCTCTGGAAATTGTCCCTTGATCTTGTTTACCCGGAGCTTTCCAAGTCCCCAAATGGCCAAATATTCCGTTGGGAGAGGAGTGATGCCACAGAAGGACAGCTTCAAATCCCACACCCTTGTGAAGTTGAGGACCATCTCCAGCACAGAGGTGTCTGTGAACCAGATGGTCAGGTGGCTGTTGTAGGTAGTTTTTTCCATTGTAGAAGGCAGCACTGTTTTGCAGTTGCACATCAAGTTTGCCAGGCAGTAATCGCAGTCATGGATAGCCACGGAACAGCTGCAGTTGCGAATTGTGTTTTCCTTAGTGAAAATCAGCGTGTGGTTCTTCTGACTTCTCACAAAACTGGTGTGTATGCCAAGGAATCTGGCCAAAATGAGAGCCAGACAAATGGAGAAAGCAGGGCAGGCTACTGGCTTCATTAGCACTGGTGCCAAGCTGTCAAGTGTCTCTTCCTTTTAGTGAGTGATTTAGATCACTTGGCTTTACCTACTGAGGAAAAACAGTTTCGTTATTATACTGAAGATCTCTCAATGGTTAATATTACTTTGCTTTTCCACCCATTATCTGTCACATCTATTTAGAGCCATATTGCAGTTCTGCACTAAGGGGAAAGCACAGCTACACTGATTTAGAAAATGGAATGTGACTAAAGTTTGGgattcttttttcattcttcttttgcTCTAAATGGTTTCATCTGCTTATAAGACAGCTTGGACACATTCTTCTCTATGCAGACAGATCCTTGACCTGGCCTGTGCAGAGGTAAGGAGAGGATGAGGAGTTGAGCAGGACAATTCCTGCttgtttctcctttctgttttcttcgCTTCAAACCAGACACGGGTGACAAAGGACTCTGTTCTCCACTTCACTGAGTGAGGCAGTCTGAGAAGGGCTTGAGGCAACAGTTTTTACACCTGAATTGCTAAGTAATATTGTGATAATCTTTCCTTTAAACTGAGTGTGGGATATactgggaagagggaaggagagcagtTAAGGGCAGAAGTATTGCTGGGCCAAGCACATCTCCTTCTGAGCTATGTGAAGTGCTgataaaatctgattttgatCCATGTGAAGCTACACCTGCTCCAGCCTTAGTATGTAAGTTTTGAAGACCAGGGATCATCTCTCATTATGTCTTGCACAGCAACTACTATAGGATAGATCCAGGCTTGGTCAGTTGCTCTGCCCCCACTTCAGTTACCCTGGCAAAGCAAAATAGCAACTCCACACATACCTATGACAATGGAGCAAGTTTCCGCCCCAGCCATGGGTCACCTCAAATGGTTCGGAGCATgtttggtgggattttggaTTATCAGCTGCCAGCCCTTTGGTTTTCAGAGTGGAGTTGAATTTTACCAGGAgcatctgtgttttcctgtcATATTATTATATGATGGTACAGTCAATCAAGCATGGTGCAATTTCTTAACACAAATTATAAAGATGTAGGAAAGTTTGTCTAATTTGATGTAAGTGTTTTGAAGCACCAAGAAGCATTAGAGACAAATTTTGACCAAAGATGACAGGTTCTAGGGAAAGCAGCAGTAAGGCACATGCTGGACAGAATTTGGTCCTTATCATGTAAAAAGACTGATTCACATCCAGAATGTTTGTCTGCAGCACTTCAGAAACATGGCAATACACCTACAGTTTTGTAGACTTCTCTTATTAATATTCTTGTTCCTAttcctgtttctgtttgttttctatctctttgctgtttccagtaaactgttcttatctcaacctgtGAGCTCTGCCTTTCGGGCCTTTAATTTGAGGTAGGGGGAGGGGAGTGTGGGAGGCTTTTTTAGCTGGAGTACTGAAGTGGAGAATACCATTCCCAAACCATGACAGAAGGATGCAGACATTTAAGTTTTTTAATCAAAGATTTAATCTATGTTGTGGAACATACCAGAAATTCCATTCCAACTGCTGGCTGATGTTTAACTCCAAAAGTCAGACTCATCCAAGCTGTAGATGTTGTGGTATCATTATTGCTAGAAATGGTTCCACTATCTAAGCATTTAATCACATTGGAAATCCTATTACTAGACCTCCACACTGCTTATATTCTCAGTTCTTAATAGTGGCTAACAGTTGTGATAGACCAGAAATCTGTAATATCAACACAGTTTCACAACTAAATGaaactattttgatttttttgtgttggaaGTAGTATTTGCAAGAAATTCTAGACAATGTTGACAACATGAGTTTGTACTAAGTAAAAGAGATTCAAACTCCCCCCTGTGTCAAAAGGAGTGACACTGCTTTTTCCGCTTATCATCTGAGGGCTTAATATTCATAAAACATTAGACTAAAATACTTTGATGCATCCTCATTAGTTTTAActtgtttcctttatttttctcagtacCTGAAGAGTGGAGAACCTTTAAAGTTCTCTACTGGTTTGCAGCCAGCCAGTCAGGCTTAGCTTAGCTGATAACATTTGGGCTCCACCCATTAGAATCCAAACAAGATTCTAAATCCTAGTATTCCAGGAAATTTAAActccagaaatatttatattcttctCTGCTCCCTGTAAATCAGAAACATTGCTATGCAGTCCTCAGCATTTCGTTTCTGTGTGGCTTTGGTGAGGGATATGCAAgaagtgaaatatattttgcagGTTATTTGTCTGTGAAGTGTGAAAATCATCTGCAATCCATCTTTTCTTAAGCTACCAACAATCTACAGAAAAATATGCATTATATGGTCCTTAATCAAACCACATTGCTGTCTCCACTGCTTAAGGCTTGGAAAAtgatttgctttaatttttaggCATGGGAGAACTGCCTTCAGTAGGGCTCTTGGAGATACACAGAGCCCTTTTTTGTAATATTGCCATTAAGATGAAGTAAAATATGGGGTCATTTTCTTGTCTGTTGTAGTTCTGTTCTCCATCAtctccaaaatttaaaaatggagtaTTTCAGAAAGCTGTTGACTGTAATGTGTGTGGTACATCTTTCCACCACGGTCGCTCTCTGAGCATTATCCACTTCCCTTAACAAGGATAATGTATCCTTTGAACTCACCGAAATAGTTTTAGACATAAGAAATCTAGAAATACAAAGAATGCAGCAGATTGTGCATGTCAAGATTTTCTATGCAATTTTCAAGGGAAAACTAGTGGGTTTATCTTCTTCTCTTCCCTaagttttcagtaaaatttagCTAGACTTCCAGTATAAGCAGTACAATTATTTAAAGTCTCATCCACCTGACACAATGGATTTTAGAACAATTTTATACAGCAGGTGTAGAGGTTCTGTAAAAATCACAGAAGCCTTTTTCAGCTTTCTAGTTTATATTAGAAAACTTTGAACTCAGGAAACAAGAATAGGCTTTCAAATCTGAACTTGGCAAATTATCTGGATGCTCTTCCCACACCAATGGGTAACCAAAACCAAATCTACCTGGTTTTATGTATCTGTTCTGATGAAAAGAATAACTCCTTTGTCTACAGAAGCTCAAGCTAAGAAGGAGCtggtttgcattttatttccatacaATTGTCCAAGACAGCTGGTTTAGACCATCATTCTTGTCCAACCTTATACCCAGTGTTCATCAATGCTTGAAAGTGGCCGGAGTAATAAAACAGGTAACACATTTGCATACAAGAAGTGATTGAACCTTTTAATTATGAGTGAGCTgattaataaatacatttttattaaaacacagaatgaCTCCATAACCTGAATGTGGCATGGACTGAAGGGATTCTGATGAAAATAGTAACTCCTTTGTCTACAGAAGCTCAAGCTAAGAAGGAGCtggtttgcattttatttccatacaATTGTCCAAGACAGCTGGTTTAGACCATCATTCTTGTCCAACCTTATACCCAGTGTTCATCAATGCTTGAAAGTGGCCGGAGTAATAAAACAGGTAACACATTTGCATACAAGAAGTGATTGAACCTTTTAATTATGAGTGAGCTgattaataaatacatttttattaagaCACAGAATGACTCCATAACCTGAATGTGGCATGGACTGAAGGGGTCTTGGACTACAGCTGAAGGTTTGGtttaaacttttaattaaaagaatcTAGAGCTCTACCAGGCTGCAAGATGACCTCCAGCAGAAATAATATCACCTTGGTAAATACCTCTCCGTGTCCAGtccagcaaaaaataaatttgtccAAACAGATGGTGGTTTATTCTAACAACATGGTTTCTCCATGGTGGTATAATTTCTAATTATTCCCAGACAACCATGCTTCAAATAATGCATGCACTCCACTCAACTGCACTGGTATTTGTTCTAAGTTGGTCTCATACAGTTAGCTAAAAATTACACCATGTTTTGAAATTATGCCCTGTGATTGCAATGTTTCCTTTTATGAGTTACTGGTCAGTTTTTGTTCCAGTGGTAACCTTCAAAAAATTCCCCCACCCCTGCATGGATAAATTAGAGATAAAGCCTGCATTCCTGGTTTGGGACCTACAATAAGAAGTAGAAAAACCAGGACAGTAAAATTAGGAGATAAATAGCTGCTGATCCCtttcaccaccaccaccccaccTGGCTTCCCAGAATCGAAATGTGGCAAGCACTTAGTGTGTGAGAATGAAGCAAGAAATCTGTGCATAAGAACACATTAGTGCCTTGAACAGCAATTAGACTGTATTGCCTAAGAGGTCTTTTCTTATGCCAGGGTAAGCTGTCAACCAAACTCACTGAGTAGTGGTAGCATGTTGCTATCCCATAGTAGCTAATTTAATTCTTCAAACAGCTGAGAACGTTTCCCCAGCAGTCACCTGCCAATTACAGCATTAAAACACCTCTGGAAAGTTTTAAGTGTGGATTTTGGTTTCTATGAACTGACTATACCTCAGTTCTGGTGCCAGAGGGTAAAGATTCAGCAATTACAAGAAGAGTTCTGATAGAAACTCTGCCACTGCAACTttctgggaaatggggaagTGGAAGTGAGATATGGTCAAGATCAAAAGATACTTAATTGTCCTGAAGATGTTAATTATCAAGAAGACCTTAGTGATAGGCATAATTTCTTGATTTTCACGTGGCTGAAGTCTGAAGCTACCATTGTTTTCCTCGTAGACATCCCTTGGGAGAATTGAAGGCCTGGTTGGACAGGGCTTAGAAATACCAATTTTTAGGGGAAAAGTATTTTAGGCTAATACTTACTTCTGGTAGCAAAAAcctgcttctgaaaaaaactaTCTTGAGTGATCTAAATGTAGTAAataatttgttcatttttttgtcCTGAGTGGGAGGCCTCTCAGGAGAAAATCAGACTAGATATAAATAGCAGCAGAAAATGATTCATTTGATTGTTTCAGCCATGCATGGTTTTAGATGTGTATCCTCCTTCCAGCATGGAAACACATGGTTTATTATGTGTTATCCCAAAAGTTTTCTAGCACAAGACTCCATCCCTGTTCCTTTTGCTTCACAGGTTTTGACCTCTAAAGGAGATTTCCAGTGCTTATTTAGTAGTAGCAtcatttcaggttttttgaATCTGCTTTGATAAttgcacttttttcccccctctaaTTGCAGGTCTGTGTattaaaaaactgcaaaaaagcaataaaaagctTTGACTATTATGTGAGAATGCTACTGTCACAAGGAAAGTTTATCCTATTCAATGGAAGTTCCAAGCCTATAAAATTGATTTCTTCCAttatttcatcagaaaaaaactaattaaaaaccCTCATTGATCACTTGTGCTAACATACACCTATCTGAAAGTGGTGTATTAAGCAAAGAGGAGTTTAAATCTATATAATCTTGTGCAGCTTGAGTAATGTACACAGGATGAATAGCAAACCCACCCAATTTAGATCAAAATGGCATTTTGAACTGAGCAGGTGTTAAAATACAAGATTACaggaaaatgcaataaataaacCTAATCTGAGTCTTGACTGCAGACTAGCTATATAATCTGATCAGAAAGCCCTAGGGAGACTGTGGccttgaggaaaataaaatgctggatTTGCTCTTTTTTACTCCATGGGAATTTTAGGAATTCCCTAAGTGGGCTGATGGCTGAGAGGAATTTTGTTTTCCGTCTCTTTGCTTAAACAAATACTGGAGTTATTTAGTTAGTCTGTAGATAAATTGAGGCAAATAAGTTTGTGATCAAAGATGAAGTTCTACAGCATTTCAGGCTGCAGCGTGATTAATTCTTGTTGTCAATAGcttgaaaattatatttgtgtCTGCTCGTGCAGCTGAAGCCTGGGCTACGGGCATTAGGTTGTAGCAGTGGAGTGCTCAAGTGTAGTAGAACAAATTCCTTCCCAGCAAGATAAAAATGCAAGATAAAATAGGCAATGCTGTAGCACTGAACTTGAAGAACACACTGACCCTTGAAATGTTCACTGTATCAGTATTTCGATTTGCAGGTGTACACAGACTCCAGGAGAGGCAATTCATCTATAAACACCTCTGTAAAATCCTCAAGCCTGTCCATCCTATGCAGAGCTTCTGTCCACAGCAGAGGCAAACGTTAGAACAGGGAAGACTGTGACATGAACTGAAGGGGGGCAGAATAATGGGTAAAACTCAAGGGAAAGGAAGACATCTCCCAAAGAATGAGGAGTGGTGATACCTCTCGTTTTCCCCCAGATGAAGGTCACCCTCAGCAGGTCACAGCCTGATTATTCCCAGCCCTGAGAGAGCAGAACTtcattttcatgctgtttttcaTACATGCAGCCTGCACTTTTCCTAATAAAGAGTAGGGGGCCAGGATGAGTGGCAGGATTTGCTTTGCCGGAACACACCTGGAGCTATTCCAGCTTGCAGGTCTGCACAGTACATGCTGTCTGGGAaggcagacacacacagacctgGGTATTCACATTTGGATTGCATCAGGATAAGCTCTTACATAAATGAAAAGTGAGAAGGAAGTGTTATAAAGATTTACTAGCCTGGGAGGAGAGAACTGTTTTGCACAGATGTAAGGTAGAAAGATTGGTGGGGTTGTGCTCCCTGGGATTTAAAGTCCAAGtattcaaaaaaacccacaagtgTATATCCAGGCATAAAGCATGAATGTGCAGGCTTACAAATACACAACTGTATTTTCATACAAGAAGTACTTTTGTAATTGTAAGATAAGCACAGTCAAAGCCCTGTTTATTCATGTGTCCTCAGAAAGAGACACCTTTTGGGAAGCCAGGTGACCCAAAGATGGGTGGTCAGCACTGTCCAAAAACCAGAGCTACCTTTGGTGGCTCAAGCTGAGCACTTCAACACTGAAGTacttatgtttatttttaaaagactttttaaaatttttattttttttatgtcaaCCCAACTACTCCCTGGAACAAAGGCATTTACACTGAGTgaactttaggaaaaaaaacttgaCTGCAATTTTGGTTATTTCCCAGTACCCTTTCTAATGTGACCTGGACAAAAGTTCAAGTTAAATGTTACATGAAACTAAAGATTTGCTAATGCCAAAACATAATGCTGAAAATTGCAGTCTATTGTGGCACTTAATTTTCTATTGTTCAGATCTTaaattaggggggaaaaaagtgagagCAGAAAGCTGCATGATAAAAAAGCTGGTATGAAATATTAGTGGTCACTAAGCAGCTGGAGACTGAAACTCTGGAGCAGGGCACCTTGGGGCCAGATATCTCAGCTCTGTTCATTCAAACACTGGATGTTGTCATTGCCATTGAGACTCCAGAGCTACATAGAGATAGTGTATTTACTTTAGTTTGTCCTTACTGTATCACTgactttatttataaattaaatggCAGAATAGAACAGAAGTCCTAAATGCTCTTTCCTTGAGCCTTCTCTTCCAATGCTCTTCTCTACACAGTTTTAACTGAATAAAATGTCTCAAATCCTGTCAGCTGGAATAAGTCCCATGAAAATTCCTGTCCCCTTTTAAGATTTGCCTAAAGGAGTCTTTACAAAACGGAGCAAAATCTCTCCACCATTCTTTGTGGTTATTATTCACAGAACTATTAACTATTACCTTAGGCATACAGATA carries:
- the C1H21orf62 gene encoding uncharacterized protein C21orf62 homolog; this translates as MKPVACPAFSICLALILARFLGIHTSFVRSQKNHTLIFTKENTIRNCSCSVAIHDCDYCLANLMCNCKTVLPSTMEKTTYNSHLTIWFTDTSVLEMVLNFTRVWDLKLSFCGITPLPTEYLAIWGLGKLRVNKIKGQFPEQSVTISSSSSSNKDLLEMHNKDRQMLAHISFLDTSLFNGYSMVKSYSVENVSSIMKHFPSLLYSDVFSTSDNESYVVTFIY